The genomic region TTTCAGCATGGTAGGAACAATTCAAATGCATGGGGGTGGATTACTTTTCAGCTGAAAGACTCCTTTGCCACTTTTTGAACATATGAAGTccacaaaaactgaaaacacaTCATCTGAATgcgtatatgtacaaatatctAACTCTAGACTTTGATGATCCATTACAAACTTGATGATGTGAGTACCAGATTTAGGTTCAAATTCCGAtggtagaaaaatataaaatttcccGCATCGGTTAAAAACATCCCCGAGCATAATAAGATAGCTTCTTATCGACATATAATAGGTATAAATATTCATTATCAATTTCAAGGGCTAAAGTTAGAAACATACGCAAAATAAAGTACAGTAAATACGTCCAAGCATATCACCTCTGAAAAGttgaatattaatttcaaagtgAATCTTTAAAGCAAATCATGTGTGGAACCATATTCAATTTCTGCctcaaaaatgtaataaattcgCCTCAGTGGCATCTGTAATGGTTTTGAATTCTTGCATAAGAGAGATATCTTAAAAGGCACGACCTAATGATGCTTGAAATAAGCTTAGTTTCGAACTTATAAGGCAAATATTTCGATTATGGAGACTAACTTCAAAAACCGAAAAACTGAATTGGTTCAGTCCAATACCcagaaaaaatgaaatttttgtcgCAAAGTGTATTGAATGCCAGTCAGTCAAGTTTTTATGCTCTTAACTTGGTAGGTACACATTTTTATGTCACATACTGGTATATATATTAGCCAAAGTTGTAATCTATAAAAACAGTATAAAAACTCAGAACACAATCACACACCAATTCCAGAATGGTAATTTAAGCTCTTGCATAGGGTAATTACtgactaaaaaattttaaatgtaatatatgtatgtatataatatgtatacacaaaGATATTGAAAAGCtatgttttttatgtttaaaaatttcaatacaaaaattttagaaaattcaattacaatatttttctgtacaaaattttaaaaaaattttcaaataaaaaaatgttatgatttttaaaaaatgttcaatacaaaaactttcaaagatttttcaatacttaaactttaaaaaattttaatgttttcaaagcaagaatcaacaaaattttgcaatacaaaactttcgaaatttcaaaaaagttttaattacaatatttttcagtagaaacatttgcaaaattttttcaaatcaatatgtttcaaataaaaaaaattcaatacaaaaactcaaaaaaataattcagcacaaaaattttcaaaattttttctatgcagaaattttgaaattttttcaatacaaaaatttttaaagtttttctacACAAGAACCTCCAAAAGttttcaattgaaatattttccaaatttccaaaaagttttaattacaatatttttcaaacattttcacaattttttcaaaacaaaaagtttcaaatttaaaaaaaaaaattcaatacctaaactttcaaaatcttttaatacagaaattttcaaaatttccaaaaagtttgTTTTACAATATTCTCCTGTACaaacattttcacaattttttcaaaacaaaaagtttcaaatttaaaaaaaaaaattcaatacctaaactttcaaaatcttttaatacagaaattttcaaaatttccaaaaagtttgTTTTACAATATTCTCCTGTACaaacattttcacaattttttcaaaacaaaaagtttcaaaatttaaaaaaaaatgtcaatacCTAAACTTTCAAAATCGTTCAAtacagaaattttcaaaatttccgaaagatttgttttacaatattttcctgtaaaaacattttcacaattttttcaaaacaaaaagtttcaaaattaaaaaaaaaaaaattcaataaagggctttcaaaattttaaaaaatttcaaacaaaaactttcaaaattttacgatacaaaaaatttttgtgctgcataaatttaaaaatttttttttttaatacaaaaatttttgagtttttgtattgaattttttttatttgaaacatattgatttgaaaaaatttatttatgccaaaagataattttcgataaaaaactttcagaaattaaaaaaaaatttagcatcaaatatttgttatgttttttgtgcaaaatgtagaaaaagttccaaaaaatttattattttgaatattgagttttcataaaatttcggTGTTCAAGAGCCaacaatttttagtaaaaaatttttttaaatttattcgatacaaaaattttaaaaatttttttgttacaaacgattttcagtaaaaaaattttcaaaatttattcgatacaaaaattttcaaaatttttttgttacaaacaaGTAaagttttcagtaaaaaaattttaaaatttctttggatacaaaaactttcaaaactttttcgaaacaaaaaatttttgtgctgcataaatttaaaaattttttttttaatacaaaaattttacaacaatgAGTTTTATTTATGCCAAAAgataattttcgataaaaaactttcagaaatttaaaaaaaatttggcatcaaatatttgttatgttttttgtgcaaaatgtagaaaaagttccaaaaaatttattattttgaatattgagttttcataaaatttcggTGTTCAAGAGCCaacaatttttagtaaaaaatttttttaaatttattcgatacaaaaatttttttgttacaaacaattttcagtaaaaaaattttcgaaatttattcgatacaaaaaagttcaaaaattttcaattaaaaataaaaactttcgaaatttccaaaatttttgaattgcaatattgagttttatttattccaaatatatttaaaaataataaaattatgttgttgtttttcttaaatttcgtGTAAATATTCATTGAATTTttgataacaatttttttgtttttttgtaaattaatttcataacctttttttttatttaatatgcatttttaataaaaaaattattttttttatttttttttgtactcgaAATATATTAGACATATTTTAAGCATACTCacttaaaatatcaattaacACAGCGCACTTGAACTTTACACTAAATTCCGCTCATTattccatatatatgtacatacatacatatgtatgtatgtatgtgtataagcaTTCACTTTTGATTTACAAGCTTgatgaaatttatatttgtgaccaagaatttatagaatttatAATCAATTTTAGCACAACGCACGCTTGCCGCCAattcaacaaacaaaaattaaatatgtacgtacatatgtatgtgtactgcTCACCAAAAATACGGCTTGGCgatttattcacttaaattgttttatttttatatttttttgttgttattttgcaatttttaataatttttttcaagtgtCGAAAGTAAATAGTATTAATAGAAGCGACATGTTCATACATGCACACGCACAAGAATTGGCAATtgctcaaaaatattcaaaattaattttgaaaattccgcATAGCactttttagcaaattttataCACACGcttcagcaattttttatgtttttatttcataaactcAGAACCGTTATAACACAAATTTTGGCTGTGTGAGACACAATTGTTTCGCTTTTGCGCTTATTTTCGCTCTTGGCACGCGCGTAACCGGCTCATCACCGTGAAAGAAGTGCATTGATGAATGCCTCCGCGGCAACTGGCGCCAATAGCGCGAAACTGTGTGTGGAAAAGCGTGTTGCGATTATTTTGGAGTTTTCCACCAACGGTCCAGCTGAAACGCAGGCAATGGATTCGTGACACATGCCGATGCCGGCTACTGGTCGTGGCAGCATAGCTGGCGTGTGGAGTGCGCAGGTGCgtaaacaatttcattcataataataaatttcaaatttgtaaatattgccAATGGCTTCGAtgagtagcaacaacaaattgctgCAACAATGTTGCTGGGCAGCACGCACATACAGATTTACATGTTTGCTTAAGGAGGAGGTAAGGAATGGCAGTTTggtaatttatttgtatttttgcgaGAGAGCTGCTGGTAAGCAGGTCGCCGACGTCACTTTCtgagtattacaaacttcgtggcaaacttaatatgccctgttcagggtataaaaaatgaagACAAGTTTTAGCGCAAGCAGGTGTATAAGTTCCCATGACCAAGTGCACTGTGGAAAATGTTGCATGGataatatacacatgtacatatgtatgtatgtatgtatgtatgtatttatgtatgtacatacgtatttatgGACACGTGTTGGTGTTTGCAAACTTTAAGTACTttttaatacacatatacatatgtatgaatgtatgtaaatatttgcgaTTAGCACTCAGCAGAGCGACAACGGAAGGCACTTAAGCTcattaaatttcaaaagtatCCGGCAATTGTTTAACTTTGAAAATCAAATACTACGCtaacacaacaaaaatgttatataaaatgTGCTAAATTCGATAAAAGTATATACACGTAATCAACGTATGCAAATTCAAAAgaattaatacaaataatattaaaacgaaacaaactattaacaacatttaaagtatatttataataaagaaCTACTTTCAGGCTAATTAAAATTCTGCAGCATTGAAACACTCtattaaatataagaaatattcgCACAgccattaaaatattaatttatttactacatatttattattcttatttgtttacatttatacCGCGCGCCATCTGTCGCTCAAGCTTACACACACTATACACGTGAACACACTCAACTCAAGCAAGAACTCACCACGCGAAAATGAACGAGTACAACTTTATACAACATGGCGTACTCGTTGCAACTCCGTGACGTTTCGGCTGCTTCCGTCCATCTGTCTTTTTCGGCTTAAACTCGGTCGCTTAACAAAGGGCAAAATGGTATGTGACGTtagaaaatcgtaaaaatgcaaaaacatctACAAAGTAATGGAAAATTTGTGTTGTACAAAACGTAGAGAAAATATGCCTACACATTGTGCATTAAAATATGCTGTATTGAAAGCAAATTGTGCAAAATGTACATGGTtgcaaaaatcaataaataactTCACAACTAGTACGACACAGATTTCCGATTTTTTTCGAACATGCactcaattattttataataataatgtgtTTTACTCTGCTTTACAGTCGCTTGTGATACCAGATAAGTTCCAACACATTCTTCGTATTATGAATACGAACATCGATGGCAAACGTAAAGTCGGTATTGCCATGACCGCCATCAAGGGTGTGGGTCGCCGTTACTCCAATATTGTTTTGAAGAAGGCCGATGTTGATCTCACCAAACGCGCTGGTGAATGCACTGAGGAGGAGGTAATgtaacataatatttttgtatctaTGCTAAACTAATCatctgctttatttttttttaggttgacAAGATTGTCACCATCATTTCCAACCCTCTGCAATACAAAGTGCCCAACTGGTTCCTTAACAGACAAAAGGATATCATTGATGGCAAATACACCCAATTGACATCATCCAATTTGGATTCTAAATTGCGTGAAGATTTGGAACGTTTGAAGAAGATCCGCTCTCACCGTGGTCTTCGTCACTACTGGGGTCTGCGTGTGCGTGGTCAGCACACCAAGACAACCGGTCGTCGCGGACGCACTGTCGGTGTGTCGAAGAAGAAGTAAACAATTCTTCGATTGCCAAttggtttattttgttttataaatttcctCCTGGCTCATACATATTCTTTCTTGGATATAAATGTGCTAAAAAGTGaaactgaaaatataatttttgatatgaATTCAGTAACATAAACAGATAATTAAATGTGAATAATTTAAACCAATTTTGTTGTGTTCTGTTAGTTACTCCAAAGGATATGGTGTGAGTTTTTGACTCTTACGGGTCGAATTGTAGGTTGTGAAGTGCTCAAGTGTTTGGTATAATTTTTGTGAGTAATAGCGAAATTAGAATGTAGATTTTGCTTATAAGACGATAATGGTCagtgttcaaattttttttcaatttttatcgTCTAACATTGTAGGAAGTAGAGATGAGTTGTTGGgtcaaattgtttttgttccgTTTAATCGGTGGACCTTTATGGAATAtagcagaaattttaatttacaaaaaactcGATATTTCTTAAGATTCGTAGTTAAATGAGGTAGGGAAAATACGCTCTAAAACAACAGTATTCGGAGCTGTTTAAATATAGAattgttttgctttaaatttataaGTTACACTACATTACAAATAGtattagtaataatatttacatatgacaTACATATCCATTTTAAAATACCGTTAACCCTGTGGAAAAAGTGCAATTCGGTATTTTATATAGTAGCGTTTGAAATGTTTTTCCTTACTGTTAAAATGTGGAAAACAAAATTAGttcgaaatatgtaaatatggtgTATAACAAAACAGGACAAGTCTCACCTAATATTGAGAATTATACCATATACAAAGTTAGATTATTTTACTATTCTGATTTGCTTCAAGcattaagcaattttttgtttgtattattcGTCAATCATTTTACATGATTGTTGAAAAAGGTGACCAGATgccaatatttattgaaaataaaattcagtcATAGGTGAATCAACAACctgaatgaattttttttttcaataaatgttaTCATCTGGTCACCTACTTAAAGATGCAAAAATAAGGATAAAAATCGAGGTTTATTATagaagagataaaaaaataagaaacggaatttaaattttcccagcaactaaaattatttttttccttgtgCTTTCTGATCTCGAGCAACATCTTCTAGCACTGTGTCTCGAAAGGTACGTTTGAAGACATTGCAATAATatgtaaaacaacaatatttccAAATATCCTACTTTGACGTCGTCGTCAGAGATTCCCAAAGCAAACGGAAGAGGAAGGGAGAGTTTAagtcagatatatgtatgtaggtagaaATATGAAAGAGATATGACAAAATAATCCATCGCAGAGGAAAACATCCATAGAATATTGAAGTGACATACTACGTCTCctctgttgttgctgttgtaatgACGAAAGTGAGCCACTACTTTTTGTATCGTTTGTAAACATTCACCAAAAAAACGTTAAGGAATGCTACCATGCTGACTGACCACGATCGGATAAAAATTCGTGTCCGTTTCGGTTACATATACCCAAATGTAGTAGGCACAAACCTTCTCAAGCCGCATTCGACGTCTAGTTCTTATTAGGGGGTTAAGCGCCGAAAGATATGCTTTTTGAATGAACGTGTAATTCAtgaaacatatgtacacatacatatgtacatgtgtatgttcGTTAATCATTTGCAATGAGTAAGTTAAGATAATCTgacatttcataaaattatcCTCAGATTGTTATACATTGTCACTTTTAATATACTATGTACggatatatatatagatatacatatgtttatataaatatacaatttagtaattttttttatgtttaacttGAAAGCAATGCTCTCCAGTCCCATCAGCCTGCT from Bactrocera tryoni isolate S06 chromosome 3, CSIRO_BtryS06_freeze2, whole genome shotgun sequence harbors:
- the LOC120772548 gene encoding 40S ribosomal protein S18; this translates as MSLVIPDKFQHILRIMNTNIDGKRKVGIAMTAIKGVGRRYSNIVLKKADVDLTKRAGECTEEEVDKIVTIISNPLQYKVPNWFLNRQKDIIDGKYTQLTSSNLDSKLREDLERLKKIRSHRGLRHYWGLRVRGQHTKTTGRRGRTVGVSKKK